In Solimonas sp. K1W22B-7, the DNA window CGTGGAGATGCAGGGCGAGCTGCGCGACGTGCCGGTGCCGCTGATGTACCGCCTGGTGGCGCCGCCGTTCATCCAGGGCCGGTTCATCTACCTGGTCGACAGCTTCCTGCAGCGCACCGGCGAGGCCGTCACCGGCCGGCCGCTGCCGGCCAACGACAGCATCTGACCCCCTCCCATACAGATTCACCGTACCGACAACCATAACCATGACTGCGACCCAGAACCTGATGGGCTTCGGGCTGAAGATCCTCAATCGCATCGGCGGCTCGTCGATGCTGGACGATCCCAAGACCCGCAAGACCGCCACCGCGCTACTCAAGGGCGCCACCTCCACCGGCTTCCGCCTGATCGGCACCGTCAACCGCCAGTTCAAGAGCGCGCCGCGCCCGAACAAGGCCCTGCGCCCCGGCGCCGGCTCGCCCGAGCTGTTCGACCTGACGCCGACCGACGAGCAGCAGATGGTGCGCGACACCGTCGCCGGCTTTGCCGCCGAGCAGCTGCGTCCGGCGGCGCAGGCCTCCGACACCGCCTGCGAGACGCCCAAGGCCCTGCTCGCCGCCGTGGCGGAGCTGGGCATCGGCTCCATGCAGGTGCCCGAGGCGCTGGGCGGCGTCGCCGGCAGCGAGCGTTCGGTGGTGACCAATGCACTGATCGCCGAGGCCCTGGCGCATGGCGACCTCGGCATGGCCGTGGCTTGCCTGGCGCCCGTGGGCGTGGCCGTGGCCCTGGCCGAATGGGGCACGGCGCAGCAGCAGGCCAGCTATCTGCCGAGCTTCACCGACGAGAAGGCGCCGGCCGCCACCATCGCCGTGCTGGAGCCGCGCCCGCTGTTCGATCCCTTCAAGCTGTCCACCGCGGCCAGGCGCACCGACGCCGGCGGCTACATCCTCAGCGGCGAGAAGTCGCTGGTACCGATCGCCGCCAGCGCCGAGCTGTTCCTGGTCGCCGCCAGCACCACGCATGGCCCGGCGCTGTTCATCGTGGAGTCCGGCACCAAGGGCATCCACATCAGCGCCGAGCCGGCGATGGGCCTGCGCGCCGCCGCCACCGCGCGCGTGCGCTTCGACAACGTGCAGCTCAGTGCTTCCGCCCTGCTTGGCGGCGGCGAGGGTGACTTCTCCTACGAGAACTTCATCGCGCGCAGCCGCCTGGCCTGGTGCGCGCTGGCGGTCGGCACCGCGCAGGCGGCGCTGGACTACCTGGTCCCCTACTGCAATGAGCGCATCGCCTTCGGCGAGCCGATCAGCCATCGCCAGGCAGTGGCCTTCAACCTCTCCAACATCGCCATCGAGGGCGACGGCATGCGCCTCTTGACCTGGCGTGCAGCCGCTCTTGCCGCTGCAGGAAAGCCCTTCGTGCGCGAGGCCGCGCTGGCTCGCCGTCTGTGTGCCGACAAGGGTAGTGTGATCGGTGCCGACGCCGTCCAGCTGCTGGGCGGCCACGGTTTCGTCAAGGAGCATCCGGTGGAACGCTGGTACCGCGACCTGCGCGCGGTGGCAATCATGGAAGGCGGCGTTCTGCTCTGAGCACAAGACAATGATCAATCTCGAGAATCCCAAGAAGTTCCGCGGCCTGGTCGACCAGGCCCATCAGGTGGCGCGCGAAATCTTCCGCCCCAACTCGCGCAAGTACGATCTGGCCGAACACGAGTACCCGAAGGAGCTGGACATCCTCGGTGCCCTGCTCGACGGCATGAGCGCCAGCGGCGCCGGCGAGGGCGCCGGCGCGGCCGGCGTGCGCCGTGACTCGGTGCAGGACCAGGGCAACCGCAACAGCAGCAACATGTCGACCGCGCTGGGCACCATGGAACTGTGCTGGGGCGACGTCGGCTTCCTGCTGACCATGCCGCGCCAGGGCCTGGGCAATTCCGCCATCGCCTCGGTGGCCAACGACGAGCAGCTCAAGCGCTTCGCCGGCCGCTGGGCGGCCATGGCCATCACCGAGCCGCATTGCGGTTCCGACTCCGCCGCGATCCGCACCAGCGCCACCAAGGACGGCGACTACTACGTCCTCAACGGCGACAAGATCTTCGTCACCAGCGGCGACCGCGCCGACCTGGTGGTGGTCTGGGCCACGCTGGACAAGAACATCGGCCGCGCCGCGGTGAAGTCCTTCGTGGTGGAGAAGGGCACGCCGGGCCTGGAGCTGGTGCGCCTGGAGCACAAGCTCGGCATCCGCGCCTCCGACACGGTGCAGTTCGCCCTGCGCGACTGCCGCGTCCACAAGGACAACCTGCTGGGTGACCCCGAGGTCAACGTCGAGAAGGGTTTTGCCGGGGTCATGCAGACCTTCGACAACACCCGCCCGCTGGTGGCGGCCATGGGCGTCGGCCTGGCCCGCGCCTGCCTCGAAGAGACGAGGAAAATCCTCGAACAGGCCGGTATCGTCATCGACTACAACAGGCCGGCATCCGTCCAGTCCGCCGCCGCAGCGCAGTTCATGGCAATGGAGGCCGATTACGAGGCCGCCCGCCTGCTGACGCTGCAGGCTGCGTGGATGGCGGACAACCGTAAACCGAATTCCCTGCAGGCCTCGATGGCGAAGGCCAAGGCCGGCCGCAGCTGCGTCGACATCGCACTCAAGTGCGTCGAGCTCTGCGGCAGCCAGGGATACGGCGAAGGCGAGCTGCTGGAGAAGTGGGCGCGCGACTCGAAGATCATCGACATCTTCGAAGGCACGCAGCAGATCCAGTTGCTGATCATTGCGCGGCGCCTGCTGGGCAAGTCATCGGCGGAGCTGAAGTAAGCGGCTCTGCCACCGAGGCACTGGGAGGCTCTCCTCGTCGAGTCCTCCTTTACCTGGGCGGAACGGGTTCACCGTTCCGCCCTTTTTTTGTGCCGGCTATAACGGCTTCCGGTCCGGGGCTGCCTTGGCGACGACCCGCTGCGAGCGCAGCGTGAGCAGGAAGCGCTCGCCGCGCCATTCCATGACGACGCCCTCCTCGACGATCTGCGCCACACGCGGGCCTTCGGCGAGGACGTCTGCCTCGGCGTAGCGCTGGCCGTTGACCACCACCAGGCGGCGGCGGGCATCCGCGTGGTAGACGTGCGCCTCGATCGTCAGGCGCGGCAAGTCGGCCTGCGGCGCGGGCGCCAGTTCACGCAGGCGGCGTGCGGCAGGCCGCGCGGTGGAGGCTGTGGCCGCGCGGCTGGCCGCCACCGTCCGCGCGGATGCCGCCTGCGGCTGCAGGTAGTCGTTGGGCTCGTCGACCGAGTAGCTGGCGCTGTAGGCCGGCGTCTCGCCGTAGTCGGAGTCCGGCAGGTCCGCGCCGAGCGGGCTGTCGGCGTAGGCGTCGCTGCCGCTGTCGTCGTCGGCGAGGGAGGGTGGGTCCTCGTCGTTGTCGGGGAGTTCGGGGGTGTCATCCGCTGCCTCGGCGCCGGGTGCCGGGAATGGCTCGGCAGGGGCCGCGTATGCGCCCGCGGCGGGCGGAATGCCCGTCGTGGCGGCCTGCAGCGGACCGGGGCGGGTCGTGTCGGCGCCGAACCATCGGTCCGGCCAGGAGAAGATACGGTCTGCGGAGTCCTGCGTGGCCGTGGTGTGTGTCGCCGGCGCGGGGCGGAGAAGCTGCGCGCCGATGCTGGCGAGCAGCAGTGCGGCGCCTCCGGCGAGCAGGGCGCGGCTCCGGCGCCTGCGCGGGCGGAGCGTCATCATCAGCTGTTTCATGGAAGCCGGAAGCTCCAAGAAGAAAGCCGGCTGCCCAGAGTCGGGCAGCCGGCTTCGGGTCACCGCGCCGGTCTCAGGGCACGGCCTTGCCGCCGAAGGCGGCACGGCTCAGCAGGAAGAACACGTCGGTGTTGTCGAGGGTGCCGTGGAAGTTCTTCGCGGTCTTGCCGTAGGCGCTCAGCGGGATGTCGTTGGCGGTGTGGGCCGCCACGGCCTCCGAGGTCTGGCCCGTGACCAGGAAGCCGCCGGCGGTGTCCTGGTTGATCGGGTTGGCCGGGAAGCTGCTGAGAGGGGCAACGCCGTTGCCCGGCTGCTGGCTGTCGCGCAGCGGCAGGGCATTGGTCAGCCAGTCCTCGTAGCGGTCGGCATTGGCGCCATAGCCCACGAGCAGCTTGCCGTCCGGATCCATCGACTGCGGGTAGCCGTCCGCGGCCTTGACGTAGATCGGGAACTTGGCGTTGTCGTAGGTGCCCACCACCGGGACGCCGCCGTTGCTGCCGCGCGGGCCGGCCGCGCCGGTGCCGGCGCCGGAGGTGGAACGGGTGACCAGGTCCGAGGTCGCCACGGTAGAGGCGCCGATCACGGCGAAGCCGCCGTTCTCATGGTCGGCCGAGACGACGATCAGCGTGTTGGTGTTGGCCAGGGCGAAGTTCTTGGCCACGCCGATGGCCTTGTCGAACTCGATGGTTTCCATGATCACGCGGTCGGAGTCCTCGTTGTGCGACTGCTTGTCGATGGACGCGCCTTCCACCAGCAGGAAGAAACCCTTCTTGTTCTTGTAGTTCAGGACGTCGAGCGCCTTCTTGGTCATCTCCGGCAGCAGCGGCTGGTCGGGGAAGCCGAAGTTGTCCACCACCGTCGAGGTGCCGCGGCGCTTGCCCAGCTTGTCCAGCGCGACGTTCATGTTCGACAGCGAGAACAGGCCCAGCAGCGGCTTGGTGATCGGCGCGGAGCTCAGGCCGGCGGCATCGGGCGCATAGGAGAAGCCGGCGCCGACGAACTCGGCGATCAGGTCACGGCCCGGATCGGACACGCCCGCCGGGACGCCCCAGGCGCTGGCGAGGCTGGCCGGCAGCACGTAGTCGGTGCCGGCGGCGCGCGCGGAGCCGTTGAAGTTGGCCGTGGAGCCGGCGCTGCCGCACTTGGGATCGATGCCGGTGCAGGTGGTGGGGTTGGGCAGGAACCACTTGCGGCCGCCGCCCATCAGCACGTACAGGCCGTTGCTGTTCCGCTCGTCGAAGAACTGGTCGACGATGCCGGTGCCGGCACCGCGGTTGGCGGTGTGCACGGCGACCGCGGCAGGGGTGGCGTCGAACACGTCGGAGGTGGTGACGATGCCGGTGCGGGTGGCGCGCAGGCGGTGCATCATCGCCGGCAGGTACTCGAAGCGGGGATTGTCGAAGGCGGCGGCGGTGTCGTCGGGGAACACGCCTTCCTGGTTGTTCTGCGCCTTGTTGCCGGTGACGTAGTTGGACATGCCCGGCGCCGAGTCGGTGACGATCGAGTTCAGCGAGGCGGTGCTGATCTGCGCGCCGTAGGGGAAGGTGTCCATCGCCAGCGGTGCGATGACGCGGCCCTGCGTGACGCCGCCCTGCGCGATGCGCGCGGCGGTGCGGTGGCCGGCGCCCATGCCGTCGCCGAGGAAGAAGATGATGTTCTTGACCACGCTGCCCTTGCCCAGGCCGACGATCTCGAAGTTGCCGTCGCTGGACACCGTGGCGGCGTCGGACTGCGTCGCGCTGACGGTCAGCGTGTGCAGGCCCGGCGTGGCGTTGGTGTAGGCGCGCAGGGTGGCGACCGTGGTGCCGGCCGGCAGGCCGCTCACCAGGCCGGTGGTGACGAGATCGACCGTGCCGGCGACCGGCGTGCCGTCCACGGAGAAAGTCACGGCGGTGATGGTCTGGCCGGCATCCGGCCGGACCGTCGCCTGCAGGTCGAAGCGCTGCTGCGGAAGGAAACGCGCGATGACCGGGGCGGCGCTGGCGCCGCTGGTGCGGAACAGCTCGCTCGGCGGGGTCAGGCGGGAAACGGTGGGCGCCGCCTGGGCGCCGGAGCCGAAGGCCGCGGCGATCGCGGCGGCGGCCCAGGCGGTGCGGAGAAGGGAACGACGGGCTTGCATGTGGGAACTCCCTGGTGAGACCGGCTTGTTGTAGGACGGACGACTCGACGACGGGTGCCGCGGACGAAGTCCGGCCCCCTCCCTCTCCGTACCCCCATGGTGCGGAGTGCTGCCTGCTCCTGCCCGCGGGCGCCGCTTAAGGCGACTCCACCAGCAGGTCATTCATCTGCAACCGCACATAGGACACGCGGCCGTTCGGCTCCTCGCGCCCGCCCAGGTCCAGGCGGCCTTCCACGGCGATCGGACCGCGCCGGCTTCCGACGATGTGATCGGACTGCGCCTCCGGCAGGCGCACGAACACCACTGCCGCCGGCAGATCGTCGGCGGGGCCGTCCGCGGCCTCGGCGAGCTGCACCGGCAGCGAGGTGAGCATGAACACGCCCGGCGCAGGGCTTTCCTCTCCGACCATGTAGCCGCGGATGCGCACGCGCTGGCCATCGAGCGACAGCAGCTTCCCGGTGGGCTCCAGGCCCCGCGGGCCGACCGGCATGCGGTAGAACTCCGACAGCGACAGGTCGGTGGCCGGCGACCGCGCCGGCGCGGCCGGCTGCGGCTGAACCGGCGGGGCCGCGCAGGCACTGCACAGCGCGGCGGCGGCCAGCAGGGTGGCGGCCAGCAAAGGCGCAACCGGGTTCCGCTCGTATGAACTCATGGGGCAAGCCCTTTCATGTTCCTGCGCCTGCACGCAGGCGCAGCATCGCCGCCGCAGGGACGCGCGGGACCGGTTTCGTTTCAAGGTTGGCGAAGACTACCCGTCGTAGTTGACGGGCCGGTGATCTTATTGTGACGACCGCTCGGGAGTTGCGGGATCGTTCTCCGGCGCCGAAACGGCAGGGTGAGCCCTGCCATGTTTTTTTGCTTTTCCCTCTCCCCCGTGGGAGAGGGGAGTCAAAGCGCGACTACGCCCGATCCCGCGCGCTCTGCGCGTGCGCCTGCAGGCCTTCCGCATCCGCAATGCGCCCCGCAATCCGCGCCAGCGGCTTCGCGCCCTCCGGCGTGCAGTCGATCAGGCTGCTGCGCTTCTGGAACTCGTAGACGCCCAGCGGATTTGAAAAACGCGCGGCGCGCGAGGTCGGCAGCACGTGGTTGGGGCCGGCGCAGTAGTCGCCGAAGGACTCCGGCGCGTGGCGGCCGAGGAAGACGGCGCCGGCGTGGCGGATCTTCTTCAGCAGCTCGCGCGGTTCGGCCACCGACAGTTCGAGATGCTCGGGGGCGATGCGGTTGGATACCGTCGCCGCCTCGTCGAGATCGCGCACGGCGATCAGGGCGCCGCGGTCGCGGATCGAGGTGCGCACGATCTTCTCTCGCGGCAGCTCCTTCACGCGCTCTTCCATGGCCTGGGCCACGCGGTCGAGGTAGTCGCGGTCCGGCGAGATCAGGATGGCCTCGGAGTCCTCGCCGTGCTCGGCCTGCGAGAACAGGTCCATCGCGATCCAGCGCGGGTCGGTGAGGCCGTCGCCGATCACCACGATCTCGGAAGGGCCGGCGATGGAGTCGATGCCGACCTGGCCGAAGACGATGCGCTTGGCGGCCGCGACATAGGCGTTGCCGGGGCCGACGATCTTGTCGACGGCGGGGATCGCTGCGGTGCCGTAGGCCAGCGCCGCCACGGCCTGTGCGCCGCCGACCGTGAAGACCCTGTCGACGCCAGCAAGATGCGCCGCACCCAGCACGGCGTCGTTGAGTTCACCGCCCATCGCCGGCACCACCATGATCACTTCTGCGACGCCGGCGACCTTGGCCGGGATCGCGTTCATCAGCACCGACGATGGGTAGGCGGCCTTGCCGCCCGGTACGTAGAGGCCGACGCGGTCCAGCGGCGTCACCATCTGGCCCATGCGGTTGCCGTGGGCGTCGGTGTATTCGAAGGGGGCAATGCGCTGGTGCTCGGCATAGGCGCGGATGCGCGCCGCCGCGGCTTCCA includes these proteins:
- a CDS encoding alkaline phosphatase, with the translated sequence MQARRSLLRTAWAAAAIAAAFGSGAQAAPTVSRLTPPSELFRTSGASAAPVIARFLPQQRFDLQATVRPDAGQTITAVTFSVDGTPVAGTVDLVTTGLVSGLPAGTTVATLRAYTNATPGLHTLTVSATQSDAATVSSDGNFEIVGLGKGSVVKNIIFFLGDGMGAGHRTAARIAQGGVTQGRVIAPLAMDTFPYGAQISTASLNSIVTDSAPGMSNYVTGNKAQNNQEGVFPDDTAAAFDNPRFEYLPAMMHRLRATRTGIVTTSDVFDATPAAVAVHTANRGAGTGIVDQFFDERNSNGLYVLMGGGRKWFLPNPTTCTGIDPKCGSAGSTANFNGSARAAGTDYVLPASLASAWGVPAGVSDPGRDLIAEFVGAGFSYAPDAAGLSSAPITKPLLGLFSLSNMNVALDKLGKRRGTSTVVDNFGFPDQPLLPEMTKKALDVLNYKNKKGFFLLVEGASIDKQSHNEDSDRVIMETIEFDKAIGVAKNFALANTNTLIVVSADHENGGFAVIGASTVATSDLVTRSTSGAGTGAAGPRGSNGGVPVVGTYDNAKFPIYVKAADGYPQSMDPDGKLLVGYGANADRYEDWLTNALPLRDSQQPGNGVAPLSSFPANPINQDTAGGFLVTGQTSEAVAAHTANDIPLSAYGKTAKNFHGTLDNTDVFFLLSRAAFGGKAVP
- the hisD gene encoding histidinol dehydrogenase, whose protein sequence is MMEINRLDTRDAGFDAALGQLLDRAPEQDAGVMASVEKIVADVRARGDAALVELTNRYDRRSVGDVAELEIGKDRLRQGWEALPADLREALEAAAARIRAYAEHQRIAPFEYTDAHGNRMGQMVTPLDRVGLYVPGGKAAYPSSVLMNAIPAKVAGVAEVIMVVPAMGGELNDAVLGAAHLAGVDRVFTVGGAQAVAALAYGTAAIPAVDKIVGPGNAYVAAAKRIVFGQVGIDSIAGPSEIVVIGDGLTDPRWIAMDLFSQAEHGEDSEAILISPDRDYLDRVAQAMEERVKELPREKIVRTSIRDRGALIAVRDLDEAATVSNRIAPEHLELSVAEPRELLKKIRHAGAVFLGRHAPESFGDYCAGPNHVLPTSRAARFSNPLGVYEFQKRSSLIDCTPEGAKPLARIAGRIADAEGLQAHAQSARDRA
- a CDS encoding acyl-CoA dehydrogenase family protein codes for the protein MGFGLKILNRIGGSSMLDDPKTRKTATALLKGATSTGFRLIGTVNRQFKSAPRPNKALRPGAGSPELFDLTPTDEQQMVRDTVAGFAAEQLRPAAQASDTACETPKALLAAVAELGIGSMQVPEALGGVAGSERSVVTNALIAEALAHGDLGMAVACLAPVGVAVALAEWGTAQQQASYLPSFTDEKAPAATIAVLEPRPLFDPFKLSTAARRTDAGGYILSGEKSLVPIAASAELFLVAASTTHGPALFIVESGTKGIHISAEPAMGLRAAATARVRFDNVQLSASALLGGGEGDFSYENFIARSRLAWCALAVGTAQAALDYLVPYCNERIAFGEPISHRQAVAFNLSNIAIEGDGMRLLTWRAAALAAAGKPFVREAALARRLCADKGSVIGADAVQLLGGHGFVKEHPVERWYRDLRAVAIMEGGVLL
- a CDS encoding acyl-CoA dehydrogenase family protein, which codes for MINLENPKKFRGLVDQAHQVAREIFRPNSRKYDLAEHEYPKELDILGALLDGMSASGAGEGAGAAGVRRDSVQDQGNRNSSNMSTALGTMELCWGDVGFLLTMPRQGLGNSAIASVANDEQLKRFAGRWAAMAITEPHCGSDSAAIRTSATKDGDYYVLNGDKIFVTSGDRADLVVVWATLDKNIGRAAVKSFVVEKGTPGLELVRLEHKLGIRASDTVQFALRDCRVHKDNLLGDPEVNVEKGFAGVMQTFDNTRPLVAAMGVGLARACLEETRKILEQAGIVIDYNRPASVQSAAAAQFMAMEADYEAARLLTLQAAWMADNRKPNSLQASMAKAKAGRSCVDIALKCVELCGSQGYGEGELLEKWARDSKIIDIFEGTQQIQLLIIARRLLGKSSAELK
- a CDS encoding general secretion pathway protein GspB; translation: MKQLMMTLRPRRRRSRALLAGGAALLLASIGAQLLRPAPATHTTATQDSADRIFSWPDRWFGADTTRPGPLQAATTGIPPAAGAYAAPAEPFPAPGAEAADDTPELPDNDEDPPSLADDDSGSDAYADSPLGADLPDSDYGETPAYSASYSVDEPNDYLQPQAASARTVAASRAATASTARPAARRLRELAPAPQADLPRLTIEAHVYHADARRRLVVVNGQRYAEADVLAEGPRVAQIVEEGVVMEWRGERFLLTLRSQRVVAKAAPDRKPL